The following are from one region of the Halomonas qaidamensis genome:
- a CDS encoding ABC transporter permease, which yields MSTPARRSPSALFSGFASRFSLSLNPWSIALFLIALVVALPIIVVLSHIFVPTEGVWQHLASTVLPRYLSNTFWLVLWVGIGTLILGAGTAWLVVMCRFPGKRLFEWALLLPLAVPTYVIAYAYTDFFQVAGPLQSALREWLGWQVGDYYFPNVRSLGGAATLITFVLYPYVYLLARASFLEQSVCVLDVGRTLGRGPWRLFASVALPLARPALVGGVSLVLMETLNEFGAVQFFGVDTFTTGIYRTWFGLGEPVAAAQLAACLLTFVIVLVLLERYSRGKRRYFHTTNRYQQLPEYRLHGWHALGATLACLLPIVIGFLLPSGILLNMAIKTGDSLFGTRFIGFAVNSLSLATIAALIAVGLAVLLSYGVRLNNSPSARFFTRIAAMGYAIPGSVVAVGILIPFAWLDNSLNMWLHEHYGKIIGLVFSGSAFILIYAYVVRFLAVSFNAVEASLGKVTPSMDAASRTLGQTAGGTLRRIHTPLMRSSLLAAGILVFVDVMKELPATIILRPFNFDTLAVRAHSLASDERLAEASTASLTIVVVGILPVILLSLAMRRARPGSQAE from the coding sequence GTGTCTACGCCAGCTCGCCGCTCACCATCGGCCCTGTTTTCAGGTTTTGCCTCACGCTTTTCGCTGTCGCTTAACCCTTGGTCAATCGCCCTATTTTTGATCGCCCTCGTTGTCGCACTGCCCATTATTGTGGTTCTTAGCCATATTTTTGTGCCGACAGAAGGCGTTTGGCAGCACCTAGCAAGCACTGTATTGCCACGCTATCTCTCTAATACGTTTTGGCTGGTGCTATGGGTTGGCATTGGCACTCTAATTTTGGGGGCTGGTACCGCGTGGCTGGTCGTTATGTGCCGTTTTCCAGGCAAGCGTCTATTTGAATGGGCACTGTTGTTGCCACTAGCGGTACCGACGTATGTCATTGCCTACGCTTATACAGATTTTTTCCAGGTAGCGGGGCCGTTACAAAGCGCGCTACGCGAGTGGCTTGGCTGGCAAGTGGGCGACTACTATTTCCCTAATGTGCGCTCATTGGGCGGTGCAGCAACCCTGATTACATTTGTGCTTTACCCATATGTGTACCTGTTAGCTAGGGCTTCTTTTCTTGAGCAATCGGTCTGCGTGTTAGATGTAGGTCGCACATTAGGGCGTGGCCCTTGGCGCTTATTTGCTAGCGTAGCGCTGCCTCTTGCCCGGCCAGCGTTAGTGGGAGGTGTTTCACTGGTTCTAATGGAAACGCTTAATGAATTTGGGGCAGTGCAGTTTTTTGGCGTAGATACCTTCACCACCGGCATCTATCGCACGTGGTTTGGCTTAGGTGAGCCTGTGGCCGCCGCTCAGCTAGCGGCCTGCTTGCTAACCTTTGTCATAGTGCTGGTTCTTTTAGAGCGCTATTCGCGGGGTAAGCGGCGCTACTTCCATACCACCAACCGGTATCAGCAGCTACCAGAATATCGTCTGCATGGATGGCATGCACTAGGGGCTACTCTTGCGTGTTTGCTGCCCATTGTTATTGGCTTTTTACTACCCAGCGGCATTTTGCTCAATATGGCGATTAAAACAGGCGATAGCCTGTTCGGCACGCGGTTTATTGGCTTTGCCGTGAATAGCCTTAGCCTTGCGACCATTGCCGCATTAATCGCAGTAGGGTTAGCCGTGTTATTGAGCTATGGGGTAAGGCTCAACAATTCACCAAGCGCACGATTTTTCACGCGTATCGCCGCGATGGGTTATGCCATTCCCGGTTCGGTGGTAGCTGTTGGCATCCTGATTCCATTTGCCTGGCTAGATAACTCGCTGAACATGTGGCTACACGAACACTATGGAAAAATCATTGGTCTGGTATTTAGCGGCTCAGCGTTTATTTTGATTTACGCCTATGTGGTGCGCTTTTTAGCTGTCTCGTTTAATGCGGTAGAAGCGAGCCTTGGCAAGGTAACGCCTAGCATGGACGCTGCCTCTCGCACATTAGGCCAAACCGCTGGCGGCACGCTACGCCGGATTCATACGCCGCTGATGCGGAGCAGTCTGCTAGCAGCCGGGATTTTGGTATTTGTCGATGTGATGAAAGAGTTACCCGCCACGATCATCTTGCGGCCTTTCAACTTTGACACCTTAGCAGTGCGTGCCCACAGCTTAGCCTCAGATGAACGCCTAGCAGAGGCATCCACTGCTTCGCTGACGATAGTGGTGGTTGGCATTTTACCAGTGATTTTACTCAGCTTGGCAATGCGCCGGGCACGTCCTGGT
- a CDS encoding TRAP transporter large permease, whose amino-acid sequence MSAELLTLVMFGGLLVGLFMGHPLAFVLGGMAVIGAYLGPGINTLGIIINNVYGNAMDNYVLVAIPLFILMARFLNDSGVTEKMFDAMRLLLANLRGGLALTVVVVSVLLAATTGIVGASIAVMGMIALVPMLKYGYNKELSAGVIMASGCLGILIPPSIMLILMASYSPVSVGALFAGALIPGLMLGVMYALYVLVICWLKPSYGPKVPAAERAEVSTKQLLIMLGKYVVPPMSLILGVLGALFTGVATATEASAIGVFIAFLLFLIFGDRKVSTCYNTLIEAGKTTTMVMLVLVGATAFTGVFSIGGGMTVISDFVLAVPGGTVGALLLMLFLVFILGMFLDWTGIVLLSFPIMLPIIAQMDVDVLWFVVMVAVVLQTSFLTPPFGYALFYLKGVAPPGVEIVDLYKAVVPFVIIILFACILMALFPSLITGLPSMLVGYS is encoded by the coding sequence ATGAGTGCAGAACTACTGACGCTGGTGATGTTTGGTGGGCTTTTAGTTGGCTTGTTTATGGGTCATCCGCTTGCTTTTGTACTGGGTGGCATGGCAGTCATCGGCGCATATTTAGGGCCTGGCATCAACACCCTGGGGATCATCATTAACAACGTCTATGGCAACGCTATGGACAACTATGTATTAGTGGCTATCCCGCTGTTTATTTTGATGGCGCGCTTTCTTAATGATTCGGGCGTCACCGAAAAAATGTTTGATGCGATGCGGCTACTGCTAGCGAACCTTCGCGGTGGACTAGCCCTTACCGTGGTCGTTGTATCTGTATTACTTGCAGCTACCACCGGTATTGTTGGCGCGTCGATTGCCGTTATGGGCATGATTGCCCTGGTGCCAATGCTGAAATATGGCTATAACAAAGAGTTAAGCGCAGGCGTTATCATGGCCAGCGGCTGCTTGGGCATTTTGATTCCCCCCAGCATTATGCTGATTTTGATGGCGAGCTATTCGCCTGTCTCCGTGGGTGCACTCTTTGCTGGTGCGTTGATTCCCGGCCTGATGCTGGGAGTGATGTATGCACTATACGTGCTGGTGATTTGCTGGCTAAAACCCAGCTATGGCCCTAAAGTGCCTGCGGCAGAACGGGCAGAAGTCAGCACAAAACAGCTGCTGATCATGCTGGGTAAGTACGTTGTTCCACCCATGTCGTTAATTCTCGGCGTACTGGGGGCTCTGTTTACCGGTGTAGCAACGGCCACTGAAGCATCTGCTATTGGTGTGTTTATCGCCTTCCTGCTGTTTTTAATCTTCGGCGATCGCAAGGTGTCTACCTGTTACAACACACTGATCGAAGCTGGTAAAACGACAACCATGGTAATGCTAGTGCTCGTCGGGGCCACAGCGTTTACCGGGGTGTTCTCGATTGGCGGCGGCATGACGGTGATTAGTGACTTTGTACTAGCCGTTCCAGGCGGAACTGTTGGTGCCCTACTGTTGATGCTGTTCCTGGTATTTATCCTCGGTATGTTCCTCGATTGGACCGGCATCGTGCTGCTAAGCTTCCCCATTATGCTGCCCATCATTGCACAAATGGATGTGGATGTGCTGTGGTTCGTCGTCATGGTAGCGGTAGTGCTGCAAACCTCCTTCCTAACGCCACCCTTTGGCTATGCACTGTTCTATTTAAAGGGTGTAGCACCACCAGGAGTAGAAATTGTTGATCTCTACAAAGCAGTCGTACCCTTTGTAATCATAATTCTCTTCGCTTGCATACTGATGGCGCTTTTCCCTAGCTTGATTACGGGACTACCAAGCATGTTAGTGGGTTATTCGTAA
- a CDS encoding TRAP transporter small permease subunit translates to MNAIAKAIDAINELLGRIIAPLIAIITLIVLYDIVSRFFFGRPSDWAFDVTKMLFGAHFMLMAAYGLRHHAHVEVDVIKRLLSRKKQAVLDLLGYLIFFVPFIWLLLTYGWRFFERSFSRGETTYGMVSIPVYPVKGVIVVAAVLILLQAVAIVLRAIMQLREEKSA, encoded by the coding sequence ATGAATGCGATTGCCAAGGCGATCGATGCAATTAACGAGCTGCTGGGCCGCATCATCGCACCGTTAATTGCCATCATTACTCTGATAGTGCTTTACGACATCGTGTCGCGCTTCTTCTTTGGCCGCCCTAGCGACTGGGCGTTTGATGTCACCAAAATGCTGTTTGGCGCGCACTTTATGCTAATGGCCGCTTATGGGTTACGTCACCATGCCCACGTGGAAGTCGACGTTATTAAGCGTCTGCTATCACGCAAAAAGCAGGCCGTACTAGACCTGCTCGGCTATTTAATCTTCTTTGTGCCGTTCATCTGGCTGCTGCTGACCTATGGCTGGCGGTTTTTTGAGCGTTCGTTTAGCCGTGGCGAAACGACCTACGGTATGGTCTCAATCCCGGTGTACCCAGTGAAAGGCGTTATCGTGGTCGCTGCTGTGCTTATTTTGTTGCAGGCGGTTGCTATCGTTCTGCGCGCCATTATGCAACTGCGTGAGGAGAAATCCGCATGA
- the dctP gene encoding TRAP transporter substrate-binding protein DctP: MKKMTKFALTSLAAGVAFAALTSTAQAQEQWTMTTTWPENLDLIKIDQHWAELVNQLAGDEVQINFRAGGTLMPGTEVFDATETGAIQAAGDWPGYWAGLNPAFSPLATTTSLFNGVDYLNWIQQWGGFELYQEIYGQYNMVYLPYGITNNESGFMGRTPIESIADLEGKRLRLSGRDQGRVLEELGGSQVTLAGGEVYQAIERGVIDAGEFSTPGVDFNAGFAEVADYWATPGWHQSASVFGVMINKDSWDALSEETQAKLRTAAEATMAWSLSWSERESTEATRKFIDAGVTINQFSEEDLARIQEITNEVIVRGACEHPDHAKVYHSMISYLEDYAAWRDVTAPFNMSRTMDNLPSLEEIEACL; this comes from the coding sequence ATGAAAAAGATGACTAAATTTGCCTTAACTAGCCTCGCCGCTGGTGTCGCATTCGCCGCACTCACCTCTACTGCTCAAGCGCAAGAACAGTGGACAATGACCACTACCTGGCCAGAAAACCTCGACCTGATTAAGATTGATCAGCACTGGGCAGAGCTTGTAAACCAGCTGGCAGGCGACGAGGTACAGATTAATTTCCGCGCTGGGGGCACGCTAATGCCCGGCACTGAAGTCTTCGATGCTACCGAAACCGGTGCTATTCAAGCTGCTGGTGATTGGCCGGGCTACTGGGCAGGTTTGAACCCGGCATTTTCTCCACTTGCCACCACTACTAGCTTATTTAATGGCGTTGATTACTTGAACTGGATTCAGCAGTGGGGCGGTTTTGAGCTCTACCAAGAGATCTACGGTCAATACAATATGGTGTATTTGCCTTACGGCATTACCAACAATGAATCTGGCTTCATGGGCCGTACGCCAATCGAAAGTATCGCAGACCTTGAGGGTAAGCGCTTGCGCCTATCTGGACGTGACCAGGGCCGAGTTCTCGAAGAGCTAGGTGGCTCGCAGGTTACGCTAGCCGGTGGCGAAGTGTACCAAGCGATTGAACGCGGCGTGATCGACGCCGGTGAGTTCTCTACTCCAGGCGTTGACTTTAACGCAGGCTTTGCCGAAGTTGCCGACTACTGGGCGACACCTGGTTGGCACCAGTCGGCGAGCGTTTTCGGCGTTATGATCAACAAAGATTCCTGGGACGCCCTGTCTGAAGAGACCCAAGCGAAGCTAAGAACTGCCGCTGAAGCCACCATGGCATGGTCACTTTCCTGGTCAGAGCGTGAGTCTACTGAGGCTACGCGGAAGTTTATTGATGCGGGCGTCACCATTAACCAGTTCTCTGAAGAAGATCTGGCGCGCATTCAAGAAATTACCAATGAAGTGATCGTTCGCGGTGCTTGTGAGCACCCAGATCATGCAAAAGTTTACCACTCCATGATTAGCTACCTAGAAGACTACGCAGCATGGCGGGATGTTACCGCGCCATTCAACATGAGCCGCACCATGGATAACCTGCCTTCACTGGAAGAGATCGAAGCCTGCCTATAA
- a CDS encoding tRNA(Met) cytidine acetyltransferase TmcA yields the protein MRVGCRVEKPMTVMKQVSALDHHAVRLQRRRWRTLVWLYGPPEKARHQAQRLWDVRMWQAPLWVGAEQETTLSPCLPASKARTRLGAEHQLVVLDASGSQGLDPDALGALAGTVSAGGLLVIITPSRWGEQPDPDYARFADYPWRWASLSAHYLKRLALQLTGESTIVRWEVDGHLTLPKLAIRESRAAPFDDTDCLTADQAHAVNALVKLKRRRPLVITADRGRGKSAALGIACARLLKKSITQLVVTAPRLSSVESLFARVVALCPEGQRLSHARFELPNGSSLCFLPPDALNEQVHQAALGGSGSYLLVDEAAAIPAALLAQWLVAFPRIAFATTVHGYEGSGRGFALRFREVLNSKAPQWRELALEAPIRWSAGDPLEATIQTLLLLNAPLPEAQLPESHAGTECQTVSIALAQAQLAKQPECLAKLFGLLVQSHYRTTPSDLRQLLDGPGTAIRTIIASKEPQAVLVTREEGDFNAALAEQVARGERRPQGHLLAQSLAAHSGSREALTSRWRRVARIATHPERRREGLGRWLLEDDIADASQQGVALYGATFGAEASLLRFWLALGFVPVRLGITREAATGEYAIMVARALTSEGQAVLTSLHDSFAASLITLLAFELATLPAPIVALLLPSLPRLPLSSTDTQAVEDVAYGHRDPALARTSLQALAREASHWLLGQEVQIAHQQLIAWAFQNQPLAKAHGESVRLIRRATQQIIEQRTLFPSSSGG from the coding sequence ATGCGCGTGGGCTGCCGCGTTGAAAAACCAATGACGGTCATGAAGCAAGTATCGGCCTTGGATCATCATGCCGTCCGTCTGCAGCGCCGGCGCTGGCGGACACTGGTATGGCTCTACGGGCCACCTGAAAAGGCCCGCCACCAGGCGCAACGGCTATGGGACGTGCGAATGTGGCAGGCGCCATTATGGGTGGGGGCTGAGCAAGAGACGACGTTGTCGCCCTGTTTACCAGCCAGTAAAGCGCGTACACGGCTCGGTGCGGAACATCAGCTAGTTGTCCTAGATGCTAGTGGTAGCCAGGGATTAGATCCAGATGCGCTTGGAGCCTTGGCAGGCACCGTGAGTGCTGGTGGGTTATTGGTGATCATTACGCCAAGCCGCTGGGGTGAACAGCCTGATCCTGACTATGCCCGCTTTGCCGATTACCCGTGGCGCTGGGCTTCATTGAGCGCTCATTACCTTAAGCGGTTAGCGCTTCAACTGACGGGTGAGAGCACTATTGTTCGCTGGGAAGTTGACGGTCACCTCACGCTGCCCAAACTAGCTATTCGTGAATCGCGTGCGGCTCCGTTTGATGACACAGACTGTTTAACTGCCGACCAGGCTCATGCGGTAAATGCACTAGTAAAACTAAAGCGTCGCCGACCATTGGTTATTACTGCCGATCGAGGGCGGGGTAAAAGCGCTGCACTGGGGATTGCTTGTGCTCGCTTATTGAAGAAAAGCATTACGCAACTGGTAGTGACGGCACCTCGTCTTAGTTCAGTGGAAAGCCTATTTGCGCGAGTGGTAGCGTTATGCCCGGAAGGCCAGCGTCTCAGCCACGCGCGGTTTGAACTGCCGAATGGTAGCTCGCTGTGTTTTCTTCCTCCTGATGCGCTAAACGAACAAGTTCACCAAGCAGCGCTCGGCGGCAGTGGCAGCTATTTACTTGTCGATGAAGCGGCAGCTATTCCTGCGGCCTTGCTAGCCCAGTGGTTGGTTGCATTCCCCCGTATCGCGTTTGCCACCACCGTGCATGGTTATGAAGGTTCTGGGCGAGGCTTTGCACTACGTTTTCGCGAGGTGCTAAATAGCAAAGCACCCCAGTGGCGTGAGCTAGCTCTTGAAGCTCCTATTCGCTGGTCAGCGGGCGACCCTTTAGAAGCGACTATTCAAACGTTGTTGCTGCTCAATGCTCCGCTACCTGAGGCTCAGTTACCTGAGTCACACGCTGGTACGGAGTGTCAGACCGTCTCTATTGCACTTGCTCAGGCTCAGTTAGCCAAGCAGCCTGAGTGCTTAGCAAAACTGTTTGGCTTGCTAGTGCAGTCCCACTATCGCACCACGCCCAGTGACTTACGCCAACTGTTGGATGGCCCTGGCACCGCTATTCGCACAATCATCGCATCAAAAGAGCCTCAGGCCGTTTTGGTGACTCGGGAAGAAGGTGACTTTAATGCTGCACTTGCTGAGCAGGTGGCTCGTGGTGAGCGGCGTCCTCAAGGTCATCTACTGGCCCAGTCGTTAGCGGCTCACAGTGGCAGTCGTGAGGCGTTAACCTCTCGCTGGCGGCGGGTAGCGCGCATTGCTACTCATCCAGAGCGGCGCCGTGAAGGATTAGGGCGTTGGTTGTTAGAAGACGATATAGCCGATGCTAGCCAGCAAGGGGTCGCGCTTTACGGGGCTACCTTTGGTGCCGAAGCCTCGTTGCTTCGCTTTTGGTTGGCGCTCGGTTTCGTACCTGTTCGCTTAGGTATCACCCGAGAAGCGGCGACCGGCGAGTACGCCATTATGGTGGCGCGAGCGCTGACAAGCGAAGGGCAAGCAGTGCTGACGTCTCTGCATGACTCTTTTGCGGCCTCGTTGATAACGCTATTAGCCTTTGAGTTAGCGACACTGCCCGCACCGATCGTCGCGTTACTGTTGCCGTCCTTGCCTCGTTTACCGCTTAGCAGCACTGATACTCAGGCAGTAGAAGATGTGGCGTATGGGCACCGTGACCCTGCATTGGCAAGAACGTCGCTTCAGGCGCTGGCCAGAGAGGCTAGCCATTGGTTATTAGGACAAGAGGTGCAAATAGCCCACCAACAGCTGATTGCCTGGGCCTTTCAAAACCAGCCGTTAGCGAAAGCACACGGCGAGTCAGTGCGGCTAATTCGTCGTGCGACTCAACAAATTATTGAACAGCGCACGCTTTTCCCCAGTAGCTCAGGCGGGTAA